The Candidatus Manganitrophaceae bacterium genome segment TTGGAGCGGCGTCCGCAACTAACAAAAATTGAGCAAGAAGTTTAAAAGGGAGAGGCACAGCAGTCGGCCTCTCCTTTTTTATTTCTCCCCTTATTCCGACGGCCGCCCGCCGCGCTTCTTACAAGCGATTCTTAAAGCAGATCACCAGGTCGCGCACCGAAATAATTCCGACGATTATTCCTTTATCGGCCACCGCCAGGTGGCGAATCCCCTTGGTCGCCATCAGGTCATTCGCCTCTTTTGCCGTCTTGTCGATATCGATTGAAATGATCGGCTGGCTCATGATCTTCTCTACCGGCGTGGTATCGGGATTCACCCCCTCCGCCAAGGCTTTTCGGACAAAATCGGTCTCACTGACGATCCCGATCCGCTCCACCCCCTCGCTGACCAGAAGCGAGCCGACCTTTTTGTCCCTCATCTGCTTGGCCGCCTGCCGAAGGGTGGCCTTGGGGGAGATTTCCTGAACATCGCGATGCATGAGAAGGGCGAGTGGCGTCATTTGATCCTCCCTATACCTAATGATGAATGATAAAATCTTCCGTTCGATCTTACCGAACCGGACGCAAAAGGACTGTCAACCCTGCAAGCCCTCCGTCAACTTTGGAACGACCTCGGCCGCTCGGCCGGTCAAGAGAAGATCCCGCCCCGGTAGCATTGAATCGACCATGTTGATCTCCACTGTGAAAGCGCCGCTCGATCGAGCGATGGAGGCGAACGAGGCGGCCGGCTGAACCACCCCCGAGGTCCCGATGACCAGAAAGAGCTCGCCGCTCCGACAGGCGTCGATGCTCTTCTGCAGATCGGTGGGATCGATCGCCTCCCCAAACCAGATGACATCGGGCCGAAGCCGCGCATGACAGCGGTCACACTCGGGAAGGAGGGGCAGATCGAGGGAGCGATTCTCCGTCACCCGACCGCAGCTGACACACCGCATCCGCCAAAGGCTTCCATGCAATTCGATGATCTTTTGAGTGCCTGCCAACCGATGGAGGCCGTCGACATTCTGGGTAATCAGCGTAAAGGCCGGACAGGC includes the following:
- a CDS encoding CBS domain-containing protein, producing the protein MTPLALLMHRDVQEISPKATLRQAAKQMRDKKVGSLLVSEGVERIGIVSETDFVRKALAEGVNPDTTPVEKIMSQPIISIDIDKTAKEANDLMATKGIRHLAVADKGIIVGIISVRDLVICFKNRL
- a CDS encoding NAD-dependent deacylase, which encodes MDEQIKEVQDRIASVRSITVLTGAGISADSGVPTFRGEGGLWKQFRAEELATPEAFESQPEIVWEWYHWRRKIISGKQPNPAHDALVLLEKACPAFTLITQNVDGLHRLAGTQKIIELHGSLWRMRCVSCGRVTENRSLDLPLLPECDRCHARLRPDVIWFGEAIDPTDLQKSIDACRSGELFLVIGTSGVVQPAASFASIARSSGAFTVEINMVDSMLPGRDLLLTGRAAEVVPKLTEGLQG